From the Brassica napus cultivar Da-Ae chromosome A8, Da-Ae, whole genome shotgun sequence genome, one window contains:
- the LOC106362437 gene encoding ferredoxin-1, chloroplastic yields the protein MASTAFSSAIVNTSFLRRQQTPLSLRSLPVANTQSLFGLRSSTARGGRVTCMATYKVKFITPEGEQEVECEDDVYVLDAAEEAGIDLPYSCRAGSCSSCAGKVVSGFIDQTDQSFLDDDQMSEGYVLTCVAYPTSDVVIETHKEEAIV from the coding sequence ATGGCTTCCACCGCTTTCTCCAGCGCCATCGTGAACACCTCCTTCCTCCGCCGCCAACAGACACCACTCAGCCTCAGATCTCTCCCTGTGGCCAACACACAATCCCTCTTCGGCCTCAGATCCTCCACCGCACGCGGCGGCCGCGTCACATGCATGGCTACCTACAAGGTCAAGTTCATCACACCAGAAGGTGAGCAAGAAGTGGAGTGCGAAGACGACGTCTACGTCCTCGACGCCGCGGAGGAAGCAGGTATCGATTTGCCTTACTCATGCCGCGCAGGATCTTGCTCAAGCTGCGCAGGGAAAGTCGTCTCTGGCTTCATTGACCAGACGGACCAGAGCTTCTTAGACGATGACCAGATGAGCGAGGGGTATGTCCTTACCTGTGTCGCTTACCCAACTTCTGATGTCGTCATCGAAACCCACAAAGAAGAAGCCAttgtttaa
- the LOC106360218 gene encoding serine carboxypeptidase-like 31 — MDYHTKNMLISLCFTTLLILLPVVTCTRQHRSNSPKQRSLLANEQDLVTNLPGQPHVSFKHYAGYVPVDESNGRAMFYWFFEAMDLPKEKPLVLWLNGGPGCSSVGYGATQEIGPFLVDTKENGLTFNPYAWNKEANMLFLESPVGVGFSYSNTTSDYQKLDDDFTARDAFTFLCNWFEKFPEHKGNTFYIAGESYAGKYVPELAEVVYDNNKKNSSSSLHINLKGILLGNPETSDAEDWRGWVDYAWSHAVISDETHRIITRTCNFSSDNTWSDDECSEAVAEVQKQYDEIDIYSLYTSVCIGDSARSSYLDSAQFKTNAHISSKRVPPRRLGGYDPCLDDYASTFYNRADVQKALHASDGVNLKNWKICNMEIFHNWTYLKPSVLPIYEKLIAGGLRIWVYSGDTDGRVPVLATRYSLSALELPIKTAWRPWYHEKQVSGWLQEYEGLTFATFRGAGHAVPSFKPSSSLAFFSAFLTGIPPPPSR, encoded by the exons ATGGATTATCACACCAAGAACATGTTAATTTCTTTGTGTTTTACCACTCTTTTAATATTACTCCCGGTAGTTACATGTACTAGACAACACAGGTCTAATAGCCCGAAACAAAGGAGCTTGTTGGCCAACGAGCAAGATCTCGTGACAAATTTGCCTGGGCAGCCTCATGTGAGTTTCAAACATTATGCTGGTTACGTCCCTGTTGACGAATCCAACGGAAGAGCTATGTTTTATTGGTTCTTTGAGGCCATGGACCTTCCCAAGGAGAAACCTCTAGTTCTCTGGCTTAATGGAG GTCCAGGTTGTTCTTCTGTGGGATATGGGGCAACACAAGAAATCGGTCCTTTTCTCGTGGACACCAAAGAAAACGGACTTACTTTTAATCCATACGCATGGAATAAAG AGGCAAACATGCTGTTTTTAGAATCTCCCGTCGGTGTTGGCTTTTCGTATTCAAACACAACTAGCGATTATCAAAAACTTGACGATGACTTTACAG CAAGAGACGCATTCACTTTTCTTTGCAACTGGTTCGAGAAGTTCCCAGAACACAAAGGAAATACGTTCTACATCGCAGGCGAAAGCTACGCAG GAAAATACGTACCGGAGCTAGCAGAGGTCGTGTACGATAACAATAAGAAGAACAGTAGTTCATCACTTCACATCAACCTTAAGGGTATTTTG CTAGGGAATCCTGAGACATCAGATGCAGAGGATTGGAGAGGTTGGGTGGATTACGCATGGAGTCACGCGGTTATATCTGATGAGACGCATAGGATCATAACCAGGACTTGCAATTTCAGCAGCGACAATACTTGGAGCGACGACGAGTGCTCTGAAGCCGTAGCAGAAGTTCAGAAGCAGTACGACGAGATCGACATCTATAGCCTCTATACATCGGTTTGCATAGGAGACTCTGCACGGTCCTCTTACTTGGATTCCGCACAATTTAAAACAAATGCTCACATCAGCTCCAAGAGG GTGCCGCCAAGGCGCTTGGGTGGATATGACCCATGCTTAGACGATTACGCGAGCACATTTTACAATAGAGCAGATGTTCAGAAGGCTCTTCATGCCAGTGATGGAGTTAATCTTAAGAACTGGAAGATTTGCAA CATGGAGATCTTCCATAATTGGACTTATTTAAAGCCCTCGGTTTTGCCTATATACGAGAAACTCATCGCCGGGGGATTAAGAATTTGGGTTTACAG TGGTGACACAGACGGAAGAGTTCCAGTACTGGCGACTAGGTACAGCTTAAGCGCACTAGAATTACCCATCAAGACAGCTTGGAGGCCATGGTACCATGAAAAACAGGTAAGTGGGTGGCTTCAGGAATATGAAGGTCTAACGTTTGCTACGTTCAGAGGAGCTGGACATGCGGTGCCTTCCTTCAAACCAAGCAGCTCCCTCGCCTTTTTCTCGGCCTTTCTCACAGGAATTCCTCCGCCACCGTCTCGGTAG
- the LOC106362436 gene encoding uncharacterized protein LOC106362436 has product MTQGEVQLQPPDSQKLSDSAPLLGPSPSSSSSSSASTVDHEIDAEEEEDDLESGGSASAPCCRICLENDSDLLGDELISPCMCKGTQQFVHRSCLDHWRSVKEGFAFSHCTTCKAQFHLRVEPFEDNNTWRRKAKFRLFVARDVLLVFVAVQTVIAVMAGFAYVMDKDGEFRNSFNDDWDRILSKHPIPFYYCIGVVTFFVLIGFLGLILHCSSLNGNDPRMDGCQNCCYGWGILDCFPASMEACFALVIVFVVVFAILGLAYGFLAATMAIQRIWQRHYHILTKRELTKEYIVEDLHGCYTPPKLDAEHEARLKMLKLM; this is encoded by the exons ATGACGCAAGGCGAAGTACAATTACAGCCACCGGATTCACAAAAGCTAAGCGATTCCGCTCCCTTGCTAGGAccctctccatcttcttcttcctcctcctccgcgtCCACCGTCGATCACGAGATAGAcgccgaagaagaagaagatgatctaGAGAGCGGCGGCTCCGCTTCGGCTCCTTGCTGCCGTATCTGTCTAGAGAACGATTCCGATTTGCTAGGCGACGAATTGATATCGCCGTGTATGTGCAAAGGCACTCAGCAGTTCGTGCATCGCTCGTGTCTCGATCATTGGCGGTCGGTTAAGGAAGGGTTCGCCTTTTCGCATTGTACAACGTGCAAAGCTCAGTTTCATCTCCGTGTTGAGCCTTTTGAGGATAATAACACGTGGCGGAGGAAAGCTAAGTTTAGGCTCTTTGTTGCTAGGGATGTGCTTTTGGTGTTCGTAGCTGTGCAGACT GTTATTGCCGTGATGGCTGGATTTGCATACGTAATGGATAAAGACGGAGAGTTTCGCAACTCTTTCAACGATGATTGGGATCGTATACTGTCCAAACATCCCATCCCCTTCTACTACTGCATCG GTGTTGTAACCTTCTTTGTACTGATTGGCTTTCTCGGACTCATCCTGCATTGCTCTTCTCTCAACGGTAATGACCCGAGGATGGACGGGTGTCAAAACTGCTGTTACGGATGGGGGATCTTGGACTGTTTCCCTGCATCGATGGAAGCTTGTTTCGCTCTCGTTATTGTATTTGTTGTCGTCTTCGCCATTCTGGGTTTAGCGTATGGCTTTCTCGCTGCGACTATGGCTATTCAAAGGATATGGCAGAGGCATTACCATATTCTCACTAAGAGAGAGCTCACGAAGGAGTACATTGTGGAGGATCTTCATGGCTGTTACACTCCCCCGAAGCTGGATGCAGAGCATGAAGCAAGGCTGAAGATGCTGAAACTTATGTGa
- the LOC106360338 gene encoding uncharacterized protein LOC106360338, whose amino-acid sequence MATPRSPATDFFGISKTACKAYKSLVTKLHPLSSHRKSDSNADSANHLEEKFAEEDDLIAARKGLRLQSMDDSSVFKRRSSSLRSNSTSSRRSHTPQARPTYLSYSSSSSNRRSFFSRSTSRGHKSRPVSNNASPMTSSPSPTGKDQTLADLFGDVEGLTSPPPPATITKSRSKRDKENSGSATFRKSKSTRDTAGSMGRSISRRSSTPIVFSQSTPPKKPPAVEKMLECTLEELCHGGVKNIKITRDVITDEGLIMKQEETLRVNIKPGWKKGTKITFEGVGNEKPGYLPEDIIFVVEEKRHSLFKSRGDDLEIAVEIPLLKALTGCNLSVPLLSGESMSISVGEVIFHGFEKAIKGQGLPNGKEDGRRGDLIITFLVSFPRELSEEHRSMAYEVLKDCSWA is encoded by the exons ATGGCGACTCCAAGATCACCGGCGACAGATTTCTTCGGAATCTCAAAGACAGCATGCAAAGCATACAAGTCCCTCGTCACCAAATTGCACCCTCTCTCTTCTCATCGCAAATCCGACTCCAACGCCGATTCC GCAAACCATCTGGAGGAGAAATTCGCGGAGGAGGATGACCTGATCGCTGCTAGAAAAGGTCTACGGTTACAAAGCATGGACGATAGCTCCGTCTTCAAACGCCGTTCTTCTTCTCTGCGATCAAACTCCACCAGCAGCCGCCGCAGCCACACGCCGCAAGCTCGTCCGACCTACCTCTCctactcctcctcctcttccaacCGCCGATCTTTTTTCTCAAGAAGCACCAGCCGCGGTCACAAATCGCGCCCCGTCTCGAACAACGCGAGCCCCATGACGTCGTCACCGAGCCCGACAGGGAAAGATCAGACGTTAGCTGATTTGTTCGGGGACGTGGAAGGACTcacctctcctcctcctccggctaCGATTACGAAGAGCCGTAGCAAGAGAGATAAAGAGAACAGCGGCTCTGCAACGTTTAGGAAGAGCAAGAGCACGAGGGATACGGCTGGTTCGATGGGGAGGAGCATAAGCAGGAGGAGCTCAACGCCGATTGTTTTCTCTCAGTCCACGCCGCCGAAGAAGCCGCCGGCTGTGGAGAAAATGCTTGAGTGTACGTTGGAAGAACTCTGCCATGGGGGAGTCAAGAACATCAAGATCACTAGAGACGTCATCACCGATGAAGG ATTGATTATGAAACAAGAAGAGACGTTAAGAGTAaacatcaaaccaggatggaaGAAAGGGACCAAGATCACATTCGAAGGAGTAGGGAACGAGAAACCTGGCTACCTCCCGGAAGACATCATATTCGTTGTTGAAGAGAAGAGACACTCTCTGTTCAAAAGCCGTGGAGATGACTTAGAGATTGCGGTCGAGATCCCTCTCCTAAAGGCTTTAACGGGGTGTAATCTCTCTGTGCCGTTGTTGAGTGGTGAGTCAATGTCAATATCTGTAGGAGAAGTGATCTTTCATGGATTCGAGAAGGCGATCAAAGGTCAAGGTTTGCCAAATGGTAAAGAAGATGGTAGACGTGGGGATTTGATAATAACTTTCTTAGTGAGTTTCCCTAGAGAGTTGAGCGAAGAGCACAGATCAATGGCCTATGAGGTCTTAAAAGATTGTTCTTGGGCATAA